One Micromonospora sp. WMMD812 genomic window carries:
- a CDS encoding ornithine cyclodeaminase family protein: protein MTLLFSDPEVSAALDAVTTVDAMRAALLAAYDGRLVAPPRASAPLGGGRMVLTAGHLTGEWYGYRSYDTFGHPESEQLVVLHDGRTGAVRAVAVGEELGSRRTGGLGGAAVDALARPDAATLGVIGSGRQAWTQVWAAAAVRPLREVTVFSRSAARREAFAARVRAELDIPARAVGEAGTAAAGRDVVVLATTSPTPVLDAADLAPGTHVNTVGFKQRDRAEFGPDLLAVADVLATDSPAQACAYTPPMLAAEPPYVDRLRDLGAVLAGAVPGRTAADQVSVFCSVGLAGTEVFLLDRLVRVGAVTVSGAATA, encoded by the coding sequence ATGACCCTGCTCTTCTCCGACCCGGAGGTGTCCGCCGCCCTGGACGCCGTCACCACGGTCGACGCCATGCGCGCCGCCCTGCTGGCCGCGTACGACGGCCGGCTGGTCGCCCCGCCCCGGGCCTCGGCGCCGCTGGGCGGGGGCCGGATGGTGTTGACCGCCGGGCACCTCACCGGCGAGTGGTACGGCTACCGGTCGTACGACACCTTCGGTCACCCGGAGTCCGAGCAGCTGGTGGTGCTGCACGACGGACGTACCGGCGCGGTGCGGGCGGTGGCGGTCGGCGAGGAGCTGGGGTCCCGGCGCACCGGCGGCCTGGGTGGGGCGGCGGTGGATGCGTTGGCCCGGCCGGACGCGGCGACGCTCGGCGTGATCGGCTCCGGGCGGCAGGCGTGGACCCAGGTGTGGGCCGCGGCCGCCGTGCGCCCGCTGCGGGAGGTGACCGTGTTCAGCCGGTCGGCCGCCCGCCGGGAGGCGTTCGCCGCCCGGGTCCGCGCCGAGCTGGACATCCCGGCCCGGGCCGTGGGCGAGGCGGGAACCGCGGCGGCCGGGCGCGACGTCGTGGTGCTCGCCACCACCAGCCCCACCCCGGTGCTGGACGCCGCCGATCTCGCCCCGGGCACGCACGTGAACACCGTCGGCTTCAAGCAGCGGGACCGCGCCGAGTTCGGGCCGGACCTGCTGGCCGTGGCCGACGTCCTGGCCACCGACTCGCCCGCCCAGGCGTGCGCGTACACCCCGCCGATGCTCGCCGCCGAGCCACCGTACGTCGATCGGCTGCGCGACCTGGGCGCGGTGCTGGCCGGGGCGGTCCCCGGCCGGACCGCCGCCGACCAGGTCTCGGTCTTCTGCTCGGTCGGTCTCGCCGGCACCGAGGTCTTCCTGCTCGACCGCCTCGTCCGGGTCGGCGCCGTGACCGTCAGCGGCGCGGCGACCGCCTGA
- a CDS encoding SMR family transporter produces MAWIVLVFSGLLETAWAIALDRSAGFSRPLPSLVFAVTLALSMGGLAYALRDIPVGTGYAVWVGIGAVGTAVVGMVALHESASLPRIACLLLVITGVVGLKFFH; encoded by the coding sequence ATGGCCTGGATCGTGCTGGTGTTCTCCGGACTGCTCGAGACGGCGTGGGCGATCGCCCTGGACCGCAGCGCCGGCTTCAGCCGCCCCCTCCCCTCGCTGGTGTTCGCGGTGACGCTGGCGCTCAGCATGGGTGGCCTGGCGTACGCGCTGCGCGACATCCCGGTCGGCACCGGGTACGCGGTGTGGGTCGGGATCGGCGCGGTCGGCACCGCCGTCGTGGGCATGGTGGCGTTGCACGAGTCGGCGAGCCTGCCCCGGATCGCGTGCCTGCTGCTGGTGATCACCGGCGTGGTCGGCCTGAAGTTCTTCCACTGA